The Micromonospora sp. NBC_00421 DNA window TCTGGCAGGGTTACCGGGTCTTCGCCCGGATGCGGACCGAGGTGATCGCGGGCGAGTACCTGGACCTGGTCTCGGGGGTCGGGGACGGCTCGGTGGCCAGCGCGCTCACCGTGATCCGGATGAAGGCGGCCCGGTACACGGTGACCCGGCCGTTGCAGATCGGTGCGGCGCTGGCCGGGGCCCCGGCGGAGCTGATCGCCGCGCTCGTCGACTTCGGCGACCCGCTGGGGGACGCGTTCCAGCTCCGCGACGACGTGCTCGGGGTCTTCGGCGATCCGGCGGTGACCGGTAAATCCATCCTGGACGACCTGCGGGAGGGCAAGCCGACGGTGATGATGGCACTGGCCCGTGACGCCGCCGACCGGGTGCAGGCCGCCCGGCTGCGCGACCTGTTCGGCAATCCCGAGCTGGACGCGGCGGGTGCCGCCGAGCTGCGGGCGATCATCGAGACCACCGGGGCGCGGGAAAAGATCGAGCGGTTGATCCGGGTCCGCGCGGACGCGGCGCGGGTCGCGCTCGCCCAGGTGCCGCTGGCGGAGCCGGCGCGTACCGCCCTGGCCGGGCTGGCCGACCAGGCCGTGCACCGCCAGCACTGACCCGCGCCGGTCCGGGCCCTTCGTCGCTCCGGGGCGCGGACCTCCGTGCGGTGAGCGGAGGTCCGTGGTGTTCCGACCGGCCGGAGCGTCTGTCCGTCTGGTGCGGGTGGCAGGCTTTCATCAGATGAATGTGGATTCCCGTACGGGCGGGTCGCCCCGGCGTTGCGGGCGAGCGTCCCCGCGTTGCGGGCGAGCCTCGCTCAGGCTGGGGCACGTCCCGGCGTCAGGGGTGAACCGGGGGGGCGTTACTGCTCGGCACCGAGCGGTGACCCGCAGGTGTCCACCAGGCCAGCCGGCCCGCTGCCGCTCGGCGCGGAACCGGGGATGACAGCTGATGCGCATGCTTCATCTGATGAAAACCCACATCGGTGGGCGGAAGGTATGGACATCGATATAGGTCGCCATTAATGTTCGTGGCATCACGAGTGTGTTTCGTCATGGTGAACCGGCGGCGCGGTGACCTATCGACGAGAGTGACCCTACGGCGGCGGCTCCGCGCCCCCGACCGAGGGGAGACCCGGCCGACCGGCACTCGGCCGACTGGCATTCGACCGACTGGCACCCGGTCGACCCTGCCGTGTGTCCACCACCACCCACCACCACCCCCGGCATCCGGCGCGGCGGCGCGGGCTCCGCCCTGGCCGTGATCCGTCAGGAGAGGACAGCCCAGCAATGTCCACAAAGGACCAAAATATCCATCGTCGCCGACGGTGGCTCTCCTCCGCCGCGGTGCTGCTCCTGGCCGCGACGGCCGGCACGGTCACCGCCACCACCGGCCCGACCGCCCTCGGCGGTCCCGCCCCGGCCGCCGCGCACACCATCAACGCCAGCGACTTCCAGCAGGTCGAGTTGGCCCGCGGCGTCGGCGAGATGGGCGAGCCGATGTCGCTCGCCGTGCTGCCGGACCGCTCCGTGCTGCACACCGCCCGCAACGGCACCGTACGTCGCACCGACTCCGCCGGCGTCACCCGTGTGGTCGGCACCATCCCCGTCTACACCCA harbors:
- a CDS encoding polyprenyl synthetase family protein; the protein is MTVTATAADASELRTRFDAELVAFLDRQGPDWPDGAPRGIFTALHRFVLAGGKRLRPLFCYWGWRGAGGADDRPIVVAAAALELFHAFALIHDDILDGSDHRRGAPSVHRVFAELHTRSAWRGDPETYGRNTALLCGDLCAAWSDQMFHECGLTSAQIWQGYRVFARMRTEVIAGEYLDLVSGVGDGSVASALTVIRMKAARYTVTRPLQIGAALAGAPAELIAALVDFGDPLGDAFQLRDDVLGVFGDPAVTGKSILDDLREGKPTVMMALARDAADRVQAARLRDLFGNPELDAAGAAELRAIIETTGAREKIERLIRVRADAARVALAQVPLAEPARTALAGLADQAVHRQH